In Equus quagga isolate Etosha38 chromosome 14, UCLA_HA_Equagga_1.0, whole genome shotgun sequence, one DNA window encodes the following:
- the LOC124251959 gene encoding LOW QUALITY PROTEIN: olfactory receptor 51G2-like (The sequence of the model RefSeq protein was modified relative to this genomic sequence to represent the inferred CDS: substituted 1 base at 1 genomic stop codon), which produces MAIPNNNNASSFFFILMDVPGLEASHCXTAIPVCSIYVLSLLGNITIMYIIKSVPNLHTPMYLFLSMLSTADLGLSASTLPSMAAVFLLGQRKVGAATCFLQLFFIHTFSVIESAVLLAMAFDRCVAIQEPLRYATILTTKRIGAIGLAIVIRSVALHLPLPVLLGRLQFQLLNALSHSYCVHPDVLRLASSSTLVNSGLGLFIMLSTLGMDAVLILLSYVLILKTVLSIASNIEQLKAFNTCVSHICAVLLFYTPLVSLSMIHRFGKKKLPAQVYMLLSCLHFLIPPMLNPIVYSVKTKEIRARILKLVYPKKH; this is translated from the coding sequence ATGGCAATTCCTAACAACAATAATGCCAGCAGCTTCTTCTTCATACTGATGGATGTCCCAGGACTAGAGGCTTCTCATTGCTGAACAGCTATTCCTGTCTGCTCTATCTATGTTCTCTCTTTGCTGGGCAACATCACCATAATGTACATCATCAAGTCTGTGCCCAACCTCCATACGCCCAtgtacctcttcctttccatgcTTTCAACAGCTGACCTGGGTCTCTCAGCTTCTACACTGCCTTCAATGGCCGCTGTCTTTCTCCTGGGCCAGAGGAAGGTGGGAGCTGCAACCTGCTTTTTGCAACTCTTCTTCATCCACACTTTCTCAGTCATTGAATCAGCTGTGCTGTTGGCTATGGCTTTTGACCGCTGTGTGGCTATCCAAGAGCCCTTACGCTATGCTACCATTCTCACAACCAAGCGCATTGGGGCCATCGGGCTGGCCATTGTGATCCGTAGTGTTGCCCTTCATCTGCCTCTGCCTGTGCTCCTTGGAAGACTGCAATTCCAGCTTTTAAATGCTCTGTCTCATTCTTATTGTGTTCACCCTGATGTGCTAAGGCTGGCCAGTTCCAGCACTCTTGTGAACAGTGGCTTGGGGCTCTTCATCATGCTCTCCACATTAGGGATGGACGCTGTGCTCATTCTCCTCTCCTATGTTCTAATCTTGAAGACAGTGTTGAGCATTGCTTCCAATATTGAGCAGCTCAAAGCCTTCAACACTTGTGTTTCCCACATCTGTGCGGTACTACTATTTTATACCCCACTAGTCAGCCTGTCCATGATCCAtcgctttgggaagaagaagttACCAGCTCAGGTATACATGCTTCTCTCCTGTCTGCACTTTCTTATACCTCCAATGCTCAACCCAATTGTCTACAGTGTCAAAACCAAAGAGATTCGGGCACGCATTCTGAAGTTGGTCTACCCCAAAAAGCACTGA